The Tigriopus californicus strain San Diego chromosome 5, Tcal_SD_v2.1, whole genome shotgun sequence genome includes a region encoding these proteins:
- the LOC131880654 gene encoding anaphase-promoting complex subunit 7-like: MYEQLQQLHEFELWSSLAHLGPMVLTMNHNQSRNAFLDPQANLLGSGGGGAMVGAGLEGGSTAANMEETQPASLLTPRQRLHTLTMVGDAHFELGDYKKAEIAYREVLQAKKQLGKSGKMTAPLGSQPVNSNRGEEDETTGFHPLVQDGGKLKFKLHLCYIKTQQPTQAINILQSIHAKHRTPQSNMALGRLYQRAGMERPAIACFKEVLKACPLAVDAAQILMSAGVKAKEIQELTLDSVSKTPGCEWFSQWSQAQSQFAAKDFSGASQAFRLLEERSLLRNEPTLLVHLGRSQYFEGDMTSAGLTLQRVHRFDPNHLAGMDILAAILYKERKAKELEQLATQLMSVSEEAPESWIAMGYYCFLNKKGSRAVYFAHRACMINNRCVEALILKGNVLLELRKLPDAMNHFREAMLIAPSRFEIHQGLVDCYLAQSRHREAVSVAAGACKQMPQPSPRALTLFASVLLKDPYQLATPRAKSFLERALELDSSYLPAAYMLADILDQELQTDKAIELLQRVARRKSASKLHQILGDLLVKAHEEEKALEHFTLALNLDPKNVKASEGLQKIEHTSEGNHDMNNYDLAMEELNSDDAELEESETEGGWSDGDLNLATAASSSRYL; this comes from the exons ATGTACGAACAACTCCAGCAACTCCACGAGTTTGAGCTCTGGTCCAGCTTAGCCCATCTCGGACCCATGGTCTTGACCATGAATCACAATCAGAGCCGGAACGCCTTTCTCGACCCCCAAGCCAATCTGCTGGGGAGTGGCGGTGGGGGTGCTATGGTTGGGGCTGGACTGGAGGGTGGCTCGACCGCCGCCAATATGGAAGAGACCCAACCCGCCTCCTTGCTCACGCCCAGACAACGCCTGCACACCCTCACCATGGTGGGTGatgctcattttgaattggGCGATTACAAAAAGGCCGAGATCGCGTACAGAGAGGTCTTACAAGCCAAAAAGCAATTGGGCAAATCCGGTAAGATGACGGCGCCTTTGGGGTCTCAGCCCGTGAACAGCAACCGTGGTGAGGAAGACGAGACCACGGGCTTTCACCCGCTTGTTCAAGATGGTGGGAAATTGAAGTTCAAGCTGCATCTGTGCTATATCAAGACCCAACAGCCCACGCAAGCCATTAACATCCTTCAGTCAATTCATGCCAAGCATCGAACCCCGCaaagtaatatggccttgggCCGACTCTATCAGCGGGCTGGCATGGAGAGGCCAGCCATTGCTTGCTTTAAAGAAGTGCTTAAGGCGTGTCCGCTGGCCGTGGACGCGGCTCAGATTCTCATGTCCGCGGGggtcaaagccaaagaaatcCAAGAACTCACTTTAGACTCGGTCAGCAAAACCCCCGGTTGTGAATGGTTCTCTCAGTGGTCTCAAGCCCAATCTCAGTTTGCAGCCAAGGATTTTAGTGGCGCGAGTCAGGCCTTTCGCCTGTTGGAGGAGCGATCGCTTTTGCGCAATGAGCCGACTCTGTTGGTCCATTTGGGCCGGTCTCAGTATTTTGAAGGTGATATGACATCTGCGGGTCTGACTTTGCAACGTGTTCATCGCTTTGACCCCAACCATTTGGCCGGCATGGATATTTTAGCGGCTATTCTCTATAAAGAGCGTAAAGCGAAGGAGCTGGAACAATTGGCCACTCAGTTGATGTCCGTCTCTGAGGAGGCTCCGGAGTCTTGGATTGCCATGGGATATTATTGCTTTCTCAATAAGAAAGGTTCACGAGCTGTTTATTTCGCCCATCGGGCTTGCATGATCAATAACCGATGTGTGGAGGCGCTCATCTTAAAAGGTAACGTGTTGCTCGAACTGCGGAAACTGCCCGATGCCATGAATCACTTCCGAGAAGCCATGTTGATCGCCCCGAGTCGATTTGAAATTCACCAAGGCCTAGTGGATTGCTATCTGGCCCAATCTCGCCATCGAGAGGCCGTCAGTGTTGCAGCCGGTGCTTGCAAGCAAATGCCCCAACCCTCGCCTCGTGCCCTGACACTCTTCGCTTCGGTTTTGCTCAAAGATCCCTACCAATTAGCCACGCCTAGAGCCAAAAGCTTCTTGGAACGCGCACTAGAACTGGACTCGAGCTATTTACCAGCGGCTTACATGTTAGCCGATATTCTTGATCAAGAGCTCCAGACAGATAAGGCCATTGAGCTTCTTCAGAGAGTGGCACGCCGCAAATCTGCTTCCAAATTGCATCAGATTCTGGGAGATCTGCTCGTGAAAGCTCACGAGGAAGAAAAAGCTTTGGAACACTTCACTCTag CCTTGAATTTGGATCCGAAAAACGTCAAAGCCAGCGAAGGTCTGCAAAAAATCGAACATACCTCCGAGGGCAATCACGACATGAATAATTATGATCTAGCCATGGAGGAACTTAATTCCGATGATGCGGAATTGGAGGAGAGTGAAACGGAGGGAGGATGGTCCGACGGAGATCTCAATTTGGCCACTGCTGCCAGCAGCTCAAGATATCTATAA